One Leucobacter muris DNA segment encodes these proteins:
- a CDS encoding FAD/NAD(P)-binding protein codes for MPSANRAAIAIVGAGPRGASLIERIGANLSDDAPPLDVHVIDPAPSGAGRIWRTDQDRELCMNTLSHAVTLFTEPGSTVAGPVIPGPTLYEWSVLVLHGAFPSPRTAEIAAGIPPAHIAAFEAFTTRDGLAADYRDELERTLPESHPSRALYGEYLTWCYERAVASLPPRARVTRHRTAAVGIDRRGSRERVELADAGSDGERWVEADAVILATGWMPRSETSSERALAHELERRPGLVWVRPASPVEQDLSRIQPGSPAIVRGLGMGFFDTMALLTIGRGGRFVEDPDASHGLRYEPSGREPVLHATSRRGVPFRAKSLYHSLPPSPEQRLLLGVDWASEPRPIDFDRALWPRIVADAFIDHAETLHRVRPEAITASPQQVRRAVIEALDELLRTAIPSPAPGGDDLDRAPARIAQAVAPFIPDPADRFDLLGEMHPADRDFASPQAFDAFVRERTASDLREAELGRDSAVKAGLWSISAARAAAAKIGTLGGFDAESRGSGYALLTSLGGMVGSGPPAFRNRQLLALADAGLVHFIGPHAPVHLGEHAFVAESPRVARSRITAPALLDAWMHFHRLGETTDPLARALLDTGRARPFEVAARDGAPLTTGSFDIDFATGRLVTRDGLDPTVHVAGIPVDEQLHGTIISPMPGTDPPMLRETDRVARSAIETALANARSACAPGTDPQPELEGALNV; via the coding sequence ATGCCCTCTGCGAACCGAGCCGCCATCGCGATCGTCGGAGCAGGCCCCCGCGGGGCCTCGCTCATCGAGCGCATCGGTGCGAACCTGAGCGACGACGCGCCGCCGCTCGACGTGCACGTCATCGATCCCGCTCCCTCCGGAGCGGGGCGCATCTGGCGCACGGATCAGGATCGCGAGCTCTGCATGAACACGCTCTCGCACGCCGTGACGCTGTTCACCGAGCCGGGCAGCACCGTGGCCGGGCCCGTGATCCCCGGCCCCACGCTCTACGAGTGGAGCGTGCTCGTTCTCCACGGCGCGTTCCCGTCGCCGCGCACCGCCGAGATCGCGGCCGGCATCCCGCCCGCCCACATCGCCGCGTTCGAGGCGTTCACCACCCGCGACGGCCTCGCCGCCGACTACCGCGACGAGCTCGAGCGCACCCTGCCGGAGTCGCACCCCAGCCGCGCCCTCTACGGCGAGTACCTGACGTGGTGCTACGAGCGCGCGGTCGCGTCGCTCCCACCGCGGGCACGGGTGACCCGCCACCGCACGGCCGCCGTCGGAATCGATCGTCGAGGTTCGCGCGAGCGCGTCGAGCTCGCCGATGCCGGCTCCGACGGAGAGCGGTGGGTCGAGGCCGACGCAGTGATCCTCGCCACCGGCTGGATGCCGCGCTCCGAGACCTCGTCCGAGCGCGCCCTCGCGCACGAGCTCGAGCGGCGCCCCGGCCTCGTGTGGGTGCGGCCCGCGAGCCCCGTCGAGCAGGATCTCTCGCGCATCCAGCCCGGATCCCCCGCCATCGTGCGGGGACTCGGCATGGGGTTCTTCGACACGATGGCGCTGCTCACGATCGGGCGGGGCGGCAGGTTCGTGGAGGATCCGGATGCGAGCCACGGCCTGCGCTACGAGCCATCCGGCCGCGAGCCCGTGCTGCACGCTACCTCGCGCCGGGGGGTGCCCTTCCGCGCCAAGTCGCTCTACCACTCGCTGCCGCCGAGCCCCGAGCAGCGCCTGCTGCTCGGCGTCGACTGGGCCTCCGAACCGCGCCCCATCGACTTCGACCGCGCGCTCTGGCCGCGCATCGTCGCCGACGCGTTCATCGACCACGCCGAGACCCTGCACCGCGTGCGGCCCGAGGCGATCACCGCCTCGCCGCAGCAGGTGCGGCGGGCCGTGATCGAAGCGCTCGACGAGCTGCTGCGCACCGCGATCCCGAGCCCCGCCCCCGGAGGCGACGACCTCGACCGAGCGCCGGCACGGATCGCGCAGGCCGTCGCCCCGTTCATCCCCGACCCCGCCGACCGCTTCGACCTGCTCGGCGAGATGCACCCCGCCGACCGCGACTTCGCCTCGCCGCAGGCCTTCGACGCCTTCGTGCGCGAGCGCACCGCGAGCGACCTGCGCGAGGCCGAGCTCGGACGCGACAGCGCCGTCAAGGCCGGCCTCTGGTCGATCAGCGCGGCCCGCGCCGCCGCGGCGAAGATCGGCACCCTCGGCGGCTTCGACGCCGAGTCGCGCGGCTCGGGCTACGCGCTGCTGACATCGCTCGGAGGCATGGTCGGGTCCGGCCCGCCCGCCTTCCGCAACCGCCAACTGCTCGCGCTCGCCGACGCCGGCCTCGTGCACTTCATCGGCCCGCACGCCCCCGTGCACCTGGGCGAGCACGCGTTCGTGGCGGAGTCGCCGCGGGTCGCGAGGTCGCGGATCACCGCTCCCGCGCTGCTCGACGCCTGGATGCACTTCCACCGCCTCGGCGAGACGACCGACCCGCTCGCCCGAGCCCTCCTCGACACCGGTCGCGCGCGCCCCTTCGAGGTCGCCGCGCGCGACGGCGCCCCCCTCACGACCGGTTCCTTCGACATCGACTTCGCCACCGGCCGGCTCGTCACGCGCGACGGCCTGGACCCCACCGTGCACGTCGCCGGCATCCCCGTCGACGAGCAGTTGCACGGCACCATCATCAGCCCCATGCCGGGCACCGATCCGCCCATGCTGCGAGAGACCGACCGCGTCGCCCGCAGCGCGATCGAGACCGCGCTGGCGAACGCGCGCTCCGCGTGCGCCCCCGGCACCGACCCGCAGCCCGAACTCGAAGGAGCCCTCAATGTCTGA
- a CDS encoding 3-keto-5-aminohexanoate cleavage protein, with translation MLLKAAINGGRPTEEHSAVPRTTEQIVAASLAAIDAGADVVHAHVITDDGEQTIRPDAVGAWVRAMRAADPSVVIGTTTGLWTVSSHEERMAQVAAWPADALPDFASVAFCEEGAAEAAELVLERGMILESAVWSMDDVPALLASPTLHRNVRVLIEPETEDPRLAVAQCREIAAVLREAGVTAPILYHGYDETVWPVVEAAIEDGCETRIGFEDGVTLPDGSALRDNADLVRAVRELERR, from the coding sequence ATGCTGCTGAAAGCCGCCATCAACGGTGGTCGCCCGACCGAGGAGCACTCCGCCGTGCCCCGCACCACGGAACAGATCGTCGCTGCGAGCCTCGCCGCGATCGACGCAGGCGCCGACGTCGTGCACGCGCACGTGATCACCGACGACGGGGAGCAGACCATCCGCCCCGACGCCGTGGGCGCGTGGGTGCGCGCGATGCGCGCCGCCGATCCCTCGGTCGTCATCGGCACGACCACGGGCCTCTGGACGGTCTCCTCGCACGAGGAGCGCATGGCGCAGGTCGCCGCCTGGCCCGCCGATGCGCTGCCCGACTTCGCGTCGGTCGCGTTCTGCGAGGAGGGCGCCGCGGAGGCGGCCGAGCTGGTGCTCGAGCGCGGCATGATCCTGGAGTCGGCCGTCTGGTCGATGGACGACGTGCCCGCCCTGCTGGCATCGCCCACGCTGCACCGCAACGTGCGCGTGCTCATCGAACCCGAGACCGAGGATCCGAGGCTCGCCGTCGCGCAGTGCCGCGAGATCGCGGCCGTGCTGCGCGAGGCCGGCGTCACGGCGCCCATCCTCTACCACGGGTACGACGAGACCGTGTGGCCCGTCGTCGAGGCCGCGATCGAGGACGGCTGCGAGACGCGGATCGGCTTCGAGGACGGCGTGACCCTGCCGGACGGATCCGCCCTGCGCGACAACGCCGACCTCGTGCGCGCGGTGCGCGAGCTGGAGCGGCGCTGA
- a CDS encoding RraA family protein — protein MFFHTGSTPNGLPDELRAKLERLSFPTLGHYLEEGFVDPDVRRIVAAGGRVVGTAFTVRTTATDSTALHHAAGMIEPGQVLVLDTGGDRRHAPPLGEVVAAQLVARGAAGAVVDGVVTDVDEIERLGLTVHARGTSMLTTKLHGIDAGGVNVPVTCGGAVVRPGDAVLADANGVLAVPVDVLERIVDIALQDDAEEPELVAELRAGAPLGSLTGASETVDALLASDTPQ, from the coding sequence ATGTTCTTCCACACCGGAAGCACCCCGAACGGCCTCCCCGACGAACTGCGGGCCAAGCTCGAGCGCCTGAGCTTCCCCACGCTCGGGCACTACCTCGAGGAGGGGTTCGTCGACCCCGATGTGCGTCGCATCGTCGCCGCGGGCGGCCGAGTGGTCGGCACGGCGTTCACCGTGCGCACCACCGCCACCGACTCGACCGCCCTGCACCACGCGGCCGGCATGATCGAGCCCGGCCAGGTGCTCGTGCTCGACACCGGCGGCGACCGCCGGCACGCCCCCCCCCTCGGCGAGGTCGTCGCGGCGCAGCTCGTGGCCCGCGGCGCCGCGGGCGCCGTCGTCGACGGCGTCGTGACCGACGTCGACGAGATCGAGCGGCTCGGCCTCACCGTGCACGCGCGCGGCACGAGCATGCTCACCACGAAGCTGCACGGGATCGACGCCGGCGGCGTCAACGTGCCCGTCACCTGCGGCGGCGCGGTGGTGCGCCCCGGCGACGCCGTGCTCGCCGACGCGAACGGCGTGCTCGCGGTGCCGGTCGACGTGCTCGAGCGGATCGTCGACATCGCACTGCAGGACGACGCCGAGGAGCCCGAGCTCGTCGCCGAGCTGCGGGCGGGCGCTCCGCTCGGCAGCCTCACCGGCGCGAGCGAGACCGTCGACGCGCTGCTCGCGAGCGACACGCCGCAGTAG
- a CDS encoding TM0106 family RecB-like putative nuclease — MFLQDRADGLGQRVVTSASDLTAASTCEFAFLRRVDAKLGRDVEVPPADDPMLARAARLGDAHEERMLDGYRDRLGGGVVGAPGGVVEIPRPESMSETALRRVAEQTREALLGRAEVVFQATFFEPTTAVGEGAQGDRCGRDGAPDDPEIGFVGFADFLRLEPDGSYEVQDTKLARRAKATALMQLAAYAEQLERIGVPVAPEAVLILGDGARSRHRIADIAPVFRARRQRLHRLLRERVTAEGPDGRRESAPPISWADDGIAACGRCEVCEPEAVRARDPLLIAGIRRAQRDALLSAGCRTIEQVAALLPAPGAPAVAVEGLPSAVLERLASQAALQIEASAAAAPPYRVIDPAALAALPQPDPGDLFFDFEGDPMYREPGPHETARWGLDYLFGMVDADERFTPLWAYDLEAEKRALLDFLELVAERRARYPRMHIYHYAPYERTHLLSIAARHGVGEAQVDQLLREHVLVDLYPIVRRALRVGSRSYSIKKLEPLYMGDELRDEGGVTSGAQSVTEYAEASAQLAAADESERAEGRRRLEAIADYNRYDCVSTLRLRDWLLGLSADRGVAPLPSGEAVEDTGPAIELSPVARALTMHADSAAPRDRAAAALAASAIDYHQREQKSFWWAHFARLLDPVEDWADARDVMIVDEALSVVDSDWFMPQRARVPRRRLRLRGAVAPGSTPKEGGEAYALYEHPAPFPQRGAAPGARGVRRVRIVERLDDGAVIEEPLGDAEPYTGLPIALVPGPPPPAGAQKGAIEQWGARLAEALDAGGFPPDPVVDLIRRVPPRLAGDGALTRPERIEGADGDADTIGAVVRSLLRLDRSYLAVQGPPGTGKTYLAARVIRRLVEQHGWRIGVVAQSHRVVENVLEGAVAAGLPAGQVGKVPQGGALGEGESAPAYTVLPRNGHARFVAGHRDLGRGCVIGGTAWDFSNPARFDRKSLDLLVIDEAGQFSLAPTIAASVAAERLLLLGDPQQLPQVSQGDHPEPVDTSALGWLLGDFETVPDELGYFLSQTRRMRPELADVVSELAYEGRLHAHPSAARREVRGAGPAGLVWHAVGHSGNSTSSPEEAAEVVRIVRESLAGSIAQSAQPGEGEGGGVGGAARMSDRLGAPRRLTEHDLIVVAAYNAQVECVAEALAQAGFGRVRVGTVDRFQGQEAAIAVVTLAASSPEDVPRGLEFLLMRNRLNVAISRAQWAAHLVSSDRLGDGLPGTAEGLAALSGYLRLIERAIPSPSREAAPRPDEAR; from the coding sequence ATGTTCTTGCAGGATCGGGCCGATGGTCTCGGGCAGCGCGTCGTGACGAGCGCGAGCGACCTGACCGCGGCGAGCACGTGCGAGTTCGCGTTCCTGCGACGCGTCGACGCCAAGCTCGGGCGCGATGTCGAGGTGCCGCCCGCCGACGATCCGATGCTGGCCCGGGCGGCGCGACTCGGCGACGCCCACGAGGAGCGCATGCTCGACGGCTATCGCGACCGTCTGGGCGGCGGGGTCGTCGGCGCGCCGGGCGGAGTGGTCGAGATCCCCCGCCCGGAGTCGATGAGCGAGACCGCGCTGCGCCGGGTCGCCGAGCAGACGCGCGAGGCGCTGCTCGGGCGGGCAGAGGTGGTGTTCCAGGCCACCTTCTTCGAGCCGACGACCGCCGTCGGGGAGGGGGCGCAGGGCGACCGGTGCGGCCGAGACGGGGCCCCCGACGACCCCGAGATCGGCTTCGTCGGCTTCGCGGACTTCCTGCGCCTCGAGCCCGACGGCTCCTACGAGGTGCAGGACACGAAGCTCGCGCGGCGGGCGAAGGCGACCGCGCTCATGCAGCTCGCGGCCTACGCCGAGCAGCTCGAGCGCATCGGCGTGCCGGTCGCTCCCGAGGCCGTGCTGATCCTCGGAGACGGCGCCCGCTCGCGGCACCGCATCGCCGACATCGCCCCGGTGTTCCGCGCGCGCCGGCAGCGGCTGCACCGTCTGCTGCGGGAGCGCGTCACCGCAGAGGGCCCCGACGGGCGCCGGGAGAGCGCGCCCCCGATCTCGTGGGCCGACGACGGGATCGCGGCGTGCGGCCGCTGCGAGGTCTGCGAGCCCGAAGCGGTGCGCGCGCGCGATCCGCTGCTCATCGCGGGGATCCGGCGGGCGCAGCGCGACGCGCTGCTCTCGGCCGGGTGCCGCACGATCGAGCAGGTAGCGGCGCTGCTCCCGGCTCCCGGCGCCCCGGCCGTCGCCGTCGAGGGGCTGCCGAGCGCCGTGCTCGAGCGGCTCGCGTCGCAGGCCGCCCTGCAGATCGAGGCGAGCGCCGCCGCCGCGCCCCCCTACCGCGTCATCGACCCCGCCGCGCTCGCCGCGCTGCCGCAGCCCGACCCGGGAGACCTCTTCTTCGACTTCGAGGGCGACCCCATGTATCGCGAGCCGGGGCCGCACGAGACGGCCCGGTGGGGGCTCGACTACCTCTTCGGCATGGTCGACGCCGACGAGCGTTTCACACCGCTCTGGGCTTACGACCTCGAAGCCGAGAAGCGCGCCCTGCTCGATTTCCTCGAACTCGTCGCAGAGCGGCGGGCTCGGTATCCGCGCATGCACATCTACCACTACGCGCCCTACGAGCGGACCCATCTGCTCAGCATCGCCGCGAGGCACGGCGTGGGCGAGGCGCAGGTCGATCAGCTGCTGCGCGAGCACGTGCTCGTCGACCTCTACCCGATCGTGCGTCGAGCTCTGCGGGTCGGCTCGCGCTCCTACTCGATCAAGAAGCTCGAACCGCTCTACATGGGCGACGAACTGCGCGATGAGGGCGGGGTGACGAGCGGGGCCCAGTCCGTCACCGAGTACGCCGAGGCGAGTGCGCAGCTCGCCGCGGCCGACGAGAGCGAGCGGGCCGAGGGGAGGCGGCGCCTCGAGGCCATCGCCGACTACAACCGATACGACTGCGTCTCCACGCTGCGGCTGCGCGACTGGCTGCTCGGGCTCTCCGCCGATCGGGGCGTCGCGCCCTTGCCATCCGGCGAGGCGGTCGAAGACACCGGGCCCGCGATCGAGCTCAGCCCCGTCGCACGAGCGCTGACGATGCACGCCGACTCGGCCGCGCCGCGGGACCGCGCCGCCGCGGCGCTCGCCGCCAGCGCGATCGACTACCACCAGCGCGAGCAGAAGTCGTTCTGGTGGGCGCACTTCGCGAGGCTCCTCGACCCCGTCGAAGACTGGGCCGACGCACGAGACGTCATGATCGTCGACGAAGCGCTCAGCGTGGTCGACTCCGACTGGTTCATGCCGCAGCGCGCGCGGGTGCCGCGGCGTCGCCTGCGGCTGCGGGGCGCGGTCGCGCCCGGCAGCACGCCGAAGGAGGGCGGCGAGGCCTACGCGCTCTACGAGCATCCTGCGCCCTTCCCGCAGCGGGGCGCCGCGCCCGGAGCCCGAGGCGTGCGCCGGGTGCGAATCGTCGAGCGACTCGACGACGGCGCCGTGATCGAGGAGCCGCTCGGAGACGCCGAGCCCTACACGGGGCTGCCGATCGCCCTCGTGCCCGGGCCGCCGCCTCCGGCGGGCGCGCAGAAGGGCGCCATCGAGCAGTGGGGCGCCCGGCTCGCCGAAGCGCTCGACGCGGGCGGGTTTCCGCCCGACCCGGTCGTCGACCTCATCCGCAGGGTGCCGCCCAGACTCGCGGGCGACGGCGCGCTCACGCGGCCCGAGCGCATCGAGGGGGCCGACGGCGACGCCGACACCATCGGCGCGGTCGTGCGCAGCCTGCTGCGTCTCGACCGCAGCTACCTCGCGGTGCAGGGGCCGCCCGGCACCGGCAAGACCTACCTCGCCGCGCGAGTGATCCGACGGCTCGTCGAGCAGCACGGCTGGCGCATCGGCGTGGTCGCCCAGTCGCACCGCGTGGTCGAGAACGTGCTCGAGGGCGCCGTCGCGGCGGGGCTCCCCGCTGGGCAGGTCGGCAAGGTGCCCCAGGGCGGCGCGCTCGGCGAGGGCGAGTCCGCCCCCGCTTACACGGTGCTGCCCCGCAACGGCCACGCGCGCTTCGTCGCGGGGCACCGCGACCTCGGGCGGGGGTGCGTCATCGGCGGCACGGCCTGGGACTTCAGCAACCCCGCCAGATTCGACCGCAAATCGCTCGATCTGCTCGTGATCGACGAGGCCGGCCAGTTCTCGCTCGCCCCCACCATCGCCGCCTCGGTCGCCGCCGAGCGCCTGCTGCTGCTCGGAGACCCCCAGCAGCTGCCGCAGGTGTCGCAGGGCGACCACCCCGAGCCGGTCGACACCTCGGCGCTCGGGTGGCTGCTCGGCGACTTCGAGACCGTACCCGACGAGCTCGGATACTTCCTCTCGCAGACGAGACGCATGCGGCCCGAACTCGCCGACGTCGTCTCCGAACTCGCCTACGAGGGGCGGCTGCACGCCCACCCGAGCGCCGCGCGGCGCGAGGTGCGCGGGGCCGGGCCCGCGGGCCTCGTCTGGCACGCCGTCGGGCACAGCGGCAACTCCACCAGCTCGCCCGAGGAGGCCGCGGAGGTGGTGCGGATCGTGCGCGAGTCGCTCGCCGGGTCCATCGCCCAGTCCGCGCAGCCGGGCGAGGGCGAGGGCGGCGGCGTAGGCGGCGCGGCCCGGATGAGCGATCGGCTCGGCGCTCCCAGACGGCTCACCGAGCATGACCTCATCGTCGTCGCCGCCTACAACGCGCAGGTCGAGTGCGTCGCCGAGGCGCTCGCGCAGGCCGGCTTCGGCCGCGTGCGCGTCGGCACCGTCGACAGGTTCCAGGGGCAGGAGGCCGCGATCGCCGTCGTCACACTCGCGGCCTCGAGCCCCGAAGACGTGCCTCGCGGCCTCGAGTTCCTGCTCATGCGCAACCGGCTCAACGTCGCCATCAGCCGCGCCCAGTGGGCGGCGCACCTCGTCTCCTCCGATCGCCTCGGCGACGGGCTGCCCGGTACGGCCGAGGGTCTCGCGGCGCTCTCGGGGTACCTGCGGCTCATCGAGCGGGCGATTCCGTCGCCGTCCCGCGAAGCCGCCCCGCGGCCCGACGAGGCGCGCTAG
- a CDS encoding Lrp/AsnC family transcriptional regulator, producing MLDDLDRRLVEMLARDGRRSFASLADELGVSQSTVRTRLSKLREDDVLQIVALCNALLLGHQVVRLLLRVRNLTPRSVANGLLGISQINHVALVAGSHDLYLEATCRDQPQLIDLLDEIRRHPGVASIQPIIVTSLAKDYTWEGLRGTAGQSISDPDG from the coding sequence ATGCTGGATGACCTGGACCGACGGCTCGTCGAGATGCTCGCGCGCGACGGGCGGCGCAGTTTCGCCTCCCTCGCCGACGAGCTCGGGGTCTCCCAGTCGACCGTGCGCACGCGGCTCTCGAAGCTGCGCGAGGACGACGTGCTGCAGATCGTCGCGCTGTGCAACGCCCTGCTGCTCGGCCACCAGGTCGTGCGCCTCCTGCTGCGCGTTCGCAACCTCACCCCGCGCTCCGTCGCGAACGGGCTGCTCGGGATCAGCCAGATCAACCACGTCGCACTCGTCGCGGGTTCGCACGACCTCTACCTCGAGGCGACCTGCCGAGACCAGCCCCAGCTCATCGACCTGCTCGACGAGATCCGCCGGCACCCGGGCGTAGCGTCGATCCAGCCGATCATCGTGACGTCGCTCGCCAAGGACTACACGTGGGAGGGGCTGCGCGGCACGGCCGGGCAGAGCATCAGCGACCCGGACGGCTGA
- a CDS encoding pyridoxal phosphate-dependent aminotransferase: MVKPAGPFKTPPSRRLPPPAAPASGGAGSLGPGASAGPEAAVPTTLDGQGSPAAPTRTADDPGLRASARSGIPAFEVMRITDEIARRRAAGRDVVSLCAGEPGARPAPGTLKPAGYTGPLGTGPLREAIAGHYRSWYGVEVDPGTVAVTTGSSGAFQLVFLAAFDPGDRVALASPGYPAYRNILAALGVQVVEIPTGPETRYQPTPALLDAAVRAHGPLAGIVIASPANPTGTMLGRPELEALVEWCHINRARLISDEIYHGITFPEPGEPDPRGVSVRELDTEAIVINSFSKYWGMTGWRLGWALLPTSLVAPFEALASNFALSPPAPAQELALSAFTDESYAQRDAVVKGFARARALILEAEPQLDWGIAAPSDGAFYYYSELGPQLERFPDSVAYARALLEGADVAVVPGVDFDPVAGGRAVRLSYAAGEAAVAEALERIIRFQR; this comes from the coding sequence ATGGTGAAACCCGCAGGCCCCTTCAAGACCCCGCCGTCACGCAGGCTCCCGCCGCCGGCGGCGCCCGCGAGCGGCGGCGCCGGCTCGCTCGGGCCGGGCGCGTCGGCCGGCCCCGAGGCGGCGGTCCCGACGACCCTCGACGGGCAGGGGAGCCCGGCCGCTCCGACGCGGACTGCCGACGATCCGGGCCTGCGGGCGTCGGCCCGCTCGGGCATTCCCGCATTCGAGGTGATGCGCATCACCGACGAGATCGCGCGCCGCCGCGCCGCCGGCCGCGACGTCGTCTCGCTCTGCGCGGGGGAGCCGGGTGCACGCCCGGCGCCCGGCACGCTCAAGCCCGCGGGCTACACGGGCCCCCTCGGCACCGGGCCCCTGCGCGAGGCGATCGCCGGGCACTACCGCTCCTGGTACGGCGTGGAGGTCGATCCGGGCACGGTAGCGGTGACCACCGGCTCCTCAGGCGCGTTCCAGCTCGTCTTCCTCGCGGCCTTCGACCCCGGCGACCGGGTTGCGCTCGCCAGCCCGGGGTATCCGGCCTACCGCAACATCCTCGCGGCGCTCGGCGTGCAGGTCGTCGAGATCCCCACCGGCCCCGAAACCCGCTACCAGCCGACCCCCGCGCTCCTCGACGCGGCGGTGCGCGCGCACGGCCCCCTCGCCGGGATCGTCATCGCCTCACCCGCCAACCCCACCGGCACGATGCTCGGCCGCCCGGAGCTCGAGGCGCTCGTCGAGTGGTGCCATATCAACCGTGCACGGCTCATCAGCGACGAGATCTACCACGGCATCACGTTCCCCGAACCGGGCGAGCCAGACCCCCGCGGGGTGTCGGTGCGCGAACTCGACACCGAGGCGATCGTGATCAACTCGTTCTCGAAGTACTGGGGCATGACCGGCTGGCGACTCGGATGGGCGCTGCTGCCGACCTCCCTCGTGGCCCCCTTCGAAGCGCTCGCCTCGAACTTCGCGCTCTCACCGCCCGCGCCGGCTCAGGAGCTCGCCCTCTCGGCGTTCACCGACGAGAGCTACGCGCAGCGCGACGCCGTCGTCAAAGGCTTCGCCCGTGCGCGCGCACTCATCCTCGAAGCCGAGCCGCAGCTCGACTGGGGGATCGCCGCCCCCTCCGACGGAGCCTTCTACTACTACTCCGAACTCGGCCCGCAGCTCGAACGCTTCCCCGACTCGGTCGCGTACGCTCGAGCACTGCTCGAGGGCGCCGACGTCGCGGTGGTGCCCGGAGTCGACTTCGACCCGGTTGCGGGGGGCCGCGCCGTGCGCCTCTCCTACGCAGCCGGCGAGGCCGCCGTGGCCGAGGCGCTCGAGCGGATCATCCGCTTCCAGCGCTGA
- a CDS encoding Lrp/AsnC family transcriptional regulator: MNAAKQQEEDTLLDDVDRDIIDELRVDGRLSFSEIGRRIGFSEPTVRQRYNRLVSLGIIYVAGMYDETKIGGIAAHIGIRVTEVPVARVAEEIADHPNVKYVACALGYYDIILDVVAQDAQELGRIVLQDLRRIRGISDLETLTVLEVMKDTYLWQGFREPLPANRAGRLLSRPGR; encoded by the coding sequence GTGAACGCGGCGAAGCAGCAAGAAGAAGACACCCTGCTCGACGACGTCGACCGCGACATCATCGACGAGCTGCGGGTCGACGGCCGTCTCTCGTTCTCCGAGATCGGCCGCCGCATCGGCTTCTCCGAGCCCACCGTGCGGCAGCGCTACAACCGGCTCGTCTCGCTCGGCATCATCTACGTCGCGGGCATGTACGACGAGACGAAGATCGGCGGCATCGCGGCGCACATCGGCATCCGCGTCACCGAGGTGCCCGTCGCGCGGGTCGCCGAGGAGATCGCGGATCACCCCAACGTCAAGTACGTCGCGTGCGCGCTCGGCTACTACGACATCATCCTCGACGTGGTCGCCCAGGACGCGCAGGAGCTCGGGCGCATCGTGCTGCAGGATCTGCGCCGCATCCGCGGCATCTCGGATCTCGAGACGCTCACGGTGCTCGAGGTGATGAAGGACACGTACCTGTGGCAGGGGTTTCGCGAACCGCTCCCCGCGAATCGCGCGGGCCGGCTGCTCAGCCGCCCCGGCCGGTGA
- a CDS encoding SDR family oxidoreductase, with product MSDPRPVALITGASSGMGREIARELARTHRIIAVGRDAQRLDAVARETDAEAWRLDVTDEAALAERIAGLDRLDVLVNAAAVSQQRSVADASADEWAEQLAVNVTAPALITRHSLPLLRASRGTVIFIGSGAGTRPVPGSAIYTASKHALRAVADVLRIDEEPHRVRVATVAPGQTDTAMLRSMIPSDSYEPGRYITPASVAGAVRFVVDAPDDVQITDIAVRPRQEIARI from the coding sequence ATGTCTGACCCCCGCCCCGTCGCCCTCATCACCGGCGCATCGAGCGGCATGGGGCGCGAGATCGCCCGCGAACTCGCCCGCACCCACCGCATCATCGCCGTCGGGCGCGACGCGCAGCGCCTCGACGCCGTCGCGCGCGAGACCGACGCCGAGGCCTGGCGGCTCGACGTGACCGACGAGGCGGCCCTCGCCGAGCGGATCGCGGGCCTCGACCGGCTCGACGTGCTCGTCAACGCCGCGGCCGTCTCGCAGCAGCGCTCGGTCGCCGACGCGAGCGCCGACGAGTGGGCCGAGCAGCTCGCCGTCAATGTGACCGCACCCGCCCTGATCACGCGGCACTCGCTCCCGCTGCTGCGCGCCTCCCGCGGAACGGTGATCTTCATCGGTTCGGGGGCCGGCACGCGCCCCGTACCCGGCAGCGCGATCTACACCGCGTCGAAGCACGCCCTGCGGGCCGTCGCCGACGTGCTGCGGATCGACGAGGAGCCCCACCGCGTGCGGGTGGCGACCGTCGCCCCCGGCCAGACCGACACCGCCATGCTGCGCAGCATGATCCCCTCCGACTCGTACGAGCCCGGCCGCTACATCACCCCGGCCTCCGTGGCGGGTGCGGTGCGCTTCGTCGTCGACGCGCCCGACGACGTGCAGATCACCGACATCGCGGTGCGCCCGCGGCAGGAGATCGCCCGCATCTAG